The uncultured Paludibaculum sp. sequence CCGCCGCAGAGTGTTCAGGCTGGCCAACTCCGGCGTCGTCACCACGACGACATCGTCCAGCAGATTCGCCACGGCCAGAGTCTCAGAGGCGGCGGCACAGGGCAGGTCCAGCACCACCCAGTCGTATCTCTCCCGCGCGGCCTCCACCAACGCTCTCATCCGATCCTCGGGAATCCCATCCGCCTCCGGCACCGCCGGAGCAGGCAGCAGGCTGATGCCGCTGAACTGCATCACCTCGCTGAAACAGCCCGTGCCGTCCGGCAAGGCCTCCGCTGCATCCCGGACGTCGAACGGACGAATCATTCCTTCGGTCCAGCCGGACGAGGTACCCGAAAGCACGTTGAGGTCGATGGAGAGAACGCGTCCGCCACTCATGCGGCGCAAGGCGAATGCGGTCTGCATGGCCAAAGTCGTGGCACCGGAACCTGGCTTGCTGCTCGTGAAGCCCAGCACCCGCGCCCGGCGATCTGGAACACTGTACGACTTCCCGGTCCGCCTGATTCTGATCCGCAGAGCCACCTCGTGGAATGAGAAATCCTTGAATGGCGCGTGTAGATAGTCGAACGCGCCGCTGCGCAGAAGGTCGATGACCGGTTCTGGCTGGTGGTTCAGGGCACAGGCCACAACAGGGCCAGGGTAGTCCAGATCCTGTAACTGACACAGCAGGTCCACGGTCGACTGGGGGTCGTCGCACTGCACATAAATGCAATCCGGCTGGAAATGGGAAAGGATCAGATTCAGCCGTTCCGTGCCCGGAAAGGATCCAAGAGCCGATACAACCTCGAATCCCCCCTCTTCACTGAGCCGGGCGCGAAGCTCGGAGGCCAAACCCGCATGCGGAGAGATCAAAACGACACGGAGAAGGTTGGCGTCCATGCCGCAAAACAATGCAAGCGCCGTGCCGCATCCAGCCGTCGTGCCCTCGCTCTAAATTACTGAATTATATACGTAGTACCATCCAACGATAGGGACTAGACACGGGCACCACGGACAGAATGTCCCCAGACCGGGACATAGGTATCCTTGCCGCCTCTGCGAAGTATCGGCGCCCCAGCCCCGCTCTTGTGGAAAACGGTTGATACAATAAGGTCAGAATTCGCCCATGCTGGCAACTAACACGATTGCGGAAGAGATCCTGGACCTGAAGCGCAACCGCAAGGCCATCCTGCTCGCGCACCACTACCAGGAATCGGAAATCCAGGAACTGGCCGACTCTATTGGCGATAGCCTGGAACTCGCCCGGAAAGCGCAGCAGTTCGAAGGCGACGTGATCGTCTTCTGCGGCGTCTGGTTCATGGCGGAAACGGCCAAGGTCCTCAACCCGGACCGCATCGTCGTCGTCCCCGACCGTGAGGCCGGCTGCAGTCTGGTCGATTCCTGCCCCGTCGATCAGCTCCGAGCCTGGAAGCAGCGCCACCCGGACCACGCCGTGGTCAGCTACATCAACACCTCCGTCGAGGTGAAGGCCGAAAGCGATATTCTGTGCACGTCGCGCAACGCTGTGCAGGTGGTGAACTCCATTCCCCCCAGCCAGCCCATCCTCTTCCTGCCCGACATCAATTTGGGCAACTATGTGAAGCAGCAGACCGGCCGGCAGAACATGAAGATCTGGCAGGGCGCCTGTATCGTCCATGCCACTTTCCCCGCCCGGCGCGTCACCTCGGCCAAACTGGAGCACCCCACCGCCCTCGTCGCTGCTCACCCCGAGTGCCCGGCCGACGTCCTACGACTGGCCGACTTCATCGGATCCACCTCCGCCATCATCGACTGGTGCGTCAAGCATCCGCACAACGAATTCGTCGTCATGACCGAAAGTGGCGTCCGCCACTCCCTGGAACGTCTGGCGCCGGAGAAGAAGTTCTACTTCGTGGCCAACGAGCAGTGCAATTGCAGCGAATGCCCGTACATGAAGCGCAACACGCTGGAAAAGGTTCGCGATTGCATGCGTGACCTCACCCCGCGGGTCGAACTAACGGCCGACCTCATGGAGAAGGCGCGCCAGCCCGTCGAACGCATGCTCGCCCTGCGCTAAGCGAAAGGGACCCGATGACGGACCCGTCCACACCACTCATCGACACATTCGGACGCGTCCACGACAATCTGCGCATTAGCGTCACCGACCGCTGCAACATCCGTTGCTTTTACTGCATGCCCGAGGACGGCGTTCAGTTCATGCAGCGCTCCGAGATCCTCACGTTCGAAGAGATCGAGCACTTCGCCCGCGTCGCCGTCTCTATGGGCGTCACCAAGATCCGCATCACCGGTGGCGAGCCCTTGGTCCGCAAGGACCTGCCCGTGCTCGTGGAGAAACTCACCGCCATCGCGGGCGTGAGGGACATCGCCCTCACCACCAACGGCGTCCTGCTGGCCGATCAGGCCCAGGCGCTCTACGATGCCGGACTCCGCCGCCTCAACGTTCACCTCGACACGCTCGATCGCGAGCGCTTCCAACAGATCACGCGCCGCGACGATCTGCCGCGCGTCCTCGCCGGCATCGACCGTGCCCAGGAATTGGGCTTCGGGCCCATCAAGATCAACGCCGTGGCCGTCAAGAATCTGGTGGAGCCCGACATCGTGCCGCTGGCTCGCTACGGCCGCGAGCGCGGCATCGAGATCCGCTACATCGAGTTCATGCCGCTCGACGCCCAGGGCCTCTGGGACCACAGGAAAGTTCTGCTCACCGACGAGATGATCGCGCTTCTTGAGGCCGACATCGGGCCGCTGGAAGTCGTGCCCGATCCCGACCCCCGCGCCCCGGCTCTGGAATACCGCTGGAAGGACGGCCTCGGCGGCATCGGCTTCATCGCCTCGGTCAGCCGGCCGTTCTGCATGAACTGCAATCGCATCCGCATCACGTCGGACGGAAAACTGCGATACTGCCTGTTTGCGATCGAGGAGACCGACGTGAAGGGTCTGTTGCGCGGAGGCGCCACCGATGACGCTATCCGGCAGGTGATTCGCGATGTCGTGTGGCGCAAGTGGGCCGGTCACGAGATCAACACCGCGAAGTTCGTCGCTCCGCCTCGACCCATGTATTCCATCGGCGGGTAGTAATGCTGAAATCATCTTTGCCGTACTTGGCCGGGCTCGTGGCCTGCTTGCTCTTCCTGGCTCTGGGCCTCACCTTTATTCCTTATCCGGGCGCACAGTATGACGAGACGCTCTTCGTCATGTCCATCCACAGTCCGCAGTATGTCGAGTACGCCATGAAGTTCGGGGCCGTCAAGGTGCCCATCATGCTCATGACGTACATCGGCACCCTCAAGGCCGCCATCTACGCGCCCATCCTGCACTTCTTTGGCGCGGGCCACGCCACACTGCGGCTGCCGGTTCTGTTGATGGGCACGGCCTCCGTCTGGCTGCTGTTTCTGATTCTCAAACGGCTTAGCGGCTGGAAGACCGCCTTCCTTCTGGCCCTGCTGCTGGCCACCGACGCGCTCTATCTGCTCACCGGCATCTTTGACTGGGGACCCGTCGCCCTCCAGCACATCCTCTTCACCGCGGCCGTCTACTGCTTCGTCCGGTTCCCCGACGACCGCCGTCGCCGCTGGCTCTTCCTTGGTTCGTTCTGCGGTGGCCTCGCCCTGTGGGACAAAGCTCTCTTCATATGGCTGCTG is a genomic window containing:
- a CDS encoding cellulose synthase operon protein YhjQ/BcsQ, yielding MDANLLRVVLISPHAGLASELRARLSEEGGFEVVSALGSFPGTERLNLILSHFQPDCIYVQCDDPQSTVDLLCQLQDLDYPGPVVACALNHQPEPVIDLLRSGAFDYLHAPFKDFSFHEVALRIRIRRTGKSYSVPDRRARVLGFTSSKPGSGATTLAMQTAFALRRMSGGRVLSIDLNVLSGTSSGWTEGMIRPFDVRDAAEALPDGTGCFSEVMQFSGISLLPAPAVPEADGIPEDRMRALVEAARERYDWVVLDLPCAAASETLAVANLLDDVVVVTTPELASLNTLRRTNLLLNEAGVQQSAIHFVLNRTSGSDSLSVESIEQALNVRVAHTLPNDYFSLEAAGQLGLTGESPLALAVRRMASSLLGLPCTTGCRAGTPAGSLSFASAL
- the nadA gene encoding quinolinate synthase NadA translates to MLATNTIAEEILDLKRNRKAILLAHHYQESEIQELADSIGDSLELARKAQQFEGDVIVFCGVWFMAETAKVLNPDRIVVVPDREAGCSLVDSCPVDQLRAWKQRHPDHAVVSYINTSVEVKAESDILCTSRNAVQVVNSIPPSQPILFLPDINLGNYVKQQTGRQNMKIWQGACIVHATFPARRVTSAKLEHPTALVAAHPECPADVLRLADFIGSTSAIIDWCVKHPHNEFVVMTESGVRHSLERLAPEKKFYFVANEQCNCSECPYMKRNTLEKVRDCMRDLTPRVELTADLMEKARQPVERMLALR
- the moaA gene encoding GTP 3',8-cyclase MoaA codes for the protein MTDPSTPLIDTFGRVHDNLRISVTDRCNIRCFYCMPEDGVQFMQRSEILTFEEIEHFARVAVSMGVTKIRITGGEPLVRKDLPVLVEKLTAIAGVRDIALTTNGVLLADQAQALYDAGLRRLNVHLDTLDRERFQQITRRDDLPRVLAGIDRAQELGFGPIKINAVAVKNLVEPDIVPLARYGRERGIEIRYIEFMPLDAQGLWDHRKVLLTDEMIALLEADIGPLEVVPDPDPRAPALEYRWKDGLGGIGFIASVSRPFCMNCNRIRITSDGKLRYCLFAIEETDVKGLLRGGATDDAIRQVIRDVVWRKWAGHEINTAKFVAPPRPMYSIGG